CTTTTTATTTAAGAGGATTTATTCGCAATATAAATCTTGAAGAACAAGCAGAAAGCTTTTTAGCACAGCATGGCTATGGCGATTACGAAATTAAATCCATTTCTTCTGAGACTTAAGAGTATGAAAAAAAGAGTTTTAATTGCAATGTCGGGCGGCGTTGATAGTTCAGTCGCAGCTGCTATCTTAGTTGAACAAGGATATGATGTTATTGGTGTGACCATGCAATTGTGGGACTATTCACAAAATGAAAACAGCTGTGATCCAAATAGTAAATTCGATACATGCTGTAGTCTAGATGATGTTGCTGATGCACGTATGGTTGCACATAAATTGGGAATCCCTTTTTATGTTTTTGATTATCAAGACGATTTTAAAGAAAATGTCGTCGACTATTTTACGGATGAGTATTTAAAAGGGCGCACACCAAATCCTTGTGTGGCATGTAATACTTTTTTAAAATTTGATCATTTATTAGATAGAGCGCAAAGACTTGGCTGTGATTATGTTGCCACAGGTCATTACGCACAAATACAATATGATGAAGTATATGGACAATACAAATTAATCAAAGGGTTAGATTCTAAAAAAGATCAAAGTTACTTTTTATATTCGATGACCCAAGATAGATTGTCTAAAGTGCTTTTCCCTGTTGGTAATTTAACTAAGACCGAAGTCAGAATGATTGCTGAAAAATATGGTCTTGTTAATGCAGCCAAAAAAGAAAGCATGGAAATCTGCTTTATTCCTAATAATGATTATGCTAAATTTATTGCAGAAAGAACTTCTGAAGAAGATCTTATCAAGGGTGAAATCCGTCATGAAGATGGACGTTTATTAGGTAAGCATGATGGTATTCATCAATTTACAGTAGGTCAAAGGAAGGGCTTAAAAATCTCATCTGAATACCCATTGTATGTGACACGTATTGATTCCGAGACAGGAACCGTTTTTGCTGGTGAAGACAAATATCTTTATCGATCTGGATTTTCTTTTAAAAAATTCCATATGATTCGTAATTTTGGAAAATCTATTGATTTTGAAGTTAAGATTCGTTACCGTTCACAACCATGCGCTGCAATCTTAGAAAAAAATGGTGAAACTGTTACATTAAAATTTGTAACTCAACAAAAATCAGTCACTCCGGGGCAAATTGCAGTTTTATATTTGGGTGATGAAGTTGTTGGTGGTGGTTTTATTGATAAGGTCTTTGTCTAATGCTTGAAAAACGTCTTACCTTACTTAGGACGCACTTTAAAGAGCTTAATTTCACTAAATTAAGTCGAGTCTTCCCACAGATTGAAGCGAATATTGATAAGCTTGGAGAAATTCAAGGGCATCGCTATCAAGATAAAAAATTGGCTGCAATTTCTCTTGTGCATCGCTCATCTCTGGTCTATTGGCCTACAGACAAGTCTGGAATTTTTTCAAACGAAAGGCTTGAGTTTTTAGGTGATGCTTTTTTAAGTTTTTTTGTTGCTTCAGAAGCAATGATTGAACACAGATCTCTTCAAGAGGGCGACTTATCTCGTCTTAGAGCTGCACTCGTCGGTACAGAAAATCTTGCATTAAAAAGCCGTGATCTTGGAATTGGTGAGTGTTTACTCGTTGGCAAGGCTGAAATGAATTCTAATCCCCAGCGACGTGACAATGTCCTCGCAGATGCCTTTGAAGCCGTAACAGCTGCTTTGTTATTAGATGCAGGTGAAGAAAAGGCACGGGCTTGGCTTTTAAAAATATTTTCTGAAGATCTCCTAGCAGGAAAAGATACCTTATTGAAATTTGATGCAAAAAGTAAACTTCAACAATGGACGCAAGGAATCATTGGAGTTCCTCCTGTATACAAAGCGATAGGAACCGAAGGAACGCCACAGGAAACTTTTTTTATTGTGGCAGCTTTTATTGGTGAAACTGAAATAGGACGAGCTTCTGCAGCAAGTAAACGAGAAGCAAGTAAAAAAGTTGCTGATAAAATCATTGAGAAAATTGAGAGTGGTGAATTGACGAAAGAAATGATTGTAAGTTTTTTTGGAAAAGAAAAATGAATAAAAAATGTGGATATATAGCTCTTTTAGGTCGCCCGAACGCTGGTAAAAGTACCTTTTTAAATGCGTTTCTAGGCGCAAAACTTGCGGTTGTGAGCAATAAGCCTCAAACAACAAGAAATAAAATTCTTGGTGTTTATACAGAAGGTGACAGTCAAGCCCTTCTGTTAGATACTCCTGGAATTCATAAAGCTCAGGGCTTGCCAAAAATGAACCAAGTTATGAATAAAGTTGCTTGGAGCGTTCTCGCAGACGCTGATTTTGTCTGTTACTTAATTGATGTAACTCAAGGATGGACAGAAGAAGACGCAAATTGGATCGAAGGTATATTAAAAAAATACAATAAAAAGGCTCTGCTTCTTGCAACTAAGACAGATAAGGTTAAAATGGAAGAAGTAGAACAAGGAATGATCAACATTGCAGAAGGATTTCGAGCGTTATCCGAGAAAATATCTGCTCTGAGTGAAATTAAGTGTCAATTTATTGGGGAAACCCCTCAAGCTATTTCTTCTAAAAGACCTGAAGAAGTTGCTCAATTGAGACATTTTATCTTGGATCAATTGCCACAAGCTGAATGGTTGTATGCAGAAGATGATCTAACGGATCGCCCCCAGAAATTTGTATGTGCTGAGATTATTAGAGAGCAAATTTTCCGCCAATTAGGACAAGAGCTTCCTTATAAGATTGCTGTCATTATTGAGCTATTTGAGCATAAAAAAAATGTTACAGATATCTCAGCAACAATAGTTGTTGATAGGGACTCGCACAAAGGTATTGTCATTGGTAAAAATGGTTCACGTATTAAAAGTCTTGGAACCGATGCGAGAATTTCGCTTGAACGTCATCTTGAAAGAAAGGTTTTTTTGGAATTATTTGTTAAAGTAAAACCAGGATGGACCGAAGATTCAAATATGTTATTGGAATTTGCAAATTTGCAAGAACCAGATGATGTGAAGTAGTTCCCTTGCAAAATTATTCAAAATTTGACTAGGGCAATAATTTCCTAATGTAATGTTTTTTGCAACTTGAACTCTAATTTTATTTATGAGAGTCTTTAAGAAGCGAGATAAATCTCTCCTTCTAAAATATCAAGTTTCCTTCTAACAGCGTAGGAATTTTTCATTGAGTTTAAACCTGAACTTATTAAATTTTTAAATATTGTTCATTATTGTTGTTATCTCTTTATTGGAGCTTGCACGTGATTTATTTTCACTCCCGTTCAAAAATTAATTTATCACTGTTTGAAGAATCATCTAATGAATCTGTTTCTGTTCCCGCTAAACGTGGAAGAGGTCGTCCGCCTAAGTTGAAGGCTGTTACCTCTGATCTAGTTGAGAAAAAATCAATTAAAGAGGATGCAATGTCTACTTCAACCCAAAAGAAATTAGAAATTCAAGAAAATCAAATTGATGATCCAGAAAATAATGTTTCTTTAAGCACAATTCAAGATGTTGTAACTAATGATGATGATTCTGCCAATCAGTGGGATTTAGAGCAGATGAATTCCTTTGAAAATGAAGATGAAATGCAGATTTTTGAAGAAAATATAGAACAGCAATTTGAAGATGAATTTACAGATGAAGATGCGCAACAATTATCTGAAACTAGAGATTTTACACAAAACCATGTTTCCTTAAACTTCTCATGGTCACTCATGAATCAGTTGCGGCAAATGTCTAAAATGGAAGGTATTGCTGTTGAGGATTTATTGGTCGAACTTGTTGCAGAAGGTGTGGCAAAGCGAGTGTTTGAAGATCAAAATCGCCCTGCTCCAAGTCATCTTATGACAAGAACTGGATATGTTCATTCAGATGGGAATCAAGTTGCTCCGCAACCACATTTAAGCCATCATGCTATGAATAATAATAGGCAACAAGCGAATAATAATCTGCAAAATCGAAATCGTTTTAATTTCCAACAGAGAAATATGCAGCATCAACAAAATCGCAATCAAAATAACAATAGAAATTATCAGCAAAATAATAACAATCGCCAGCAACAAAACGGGCAAAATGGTTTTAGAAACCAGTATAATAACAATACCCAACAAAGATTTAATGCGAGACCAAATAACAATCATAATTCTCAAAGATTTTATGATGAGTCCTCGTCTAATACTCAACAAGGTAACAGCTATAATAGACCTCAGCGCGATCATAATAAACGCTAAGCCTCGCACATGCACAAATTGATTGCTATTACAGGTGGGATAGGATCTGGTAAATCAACTCTGGCAAAAAAACTTGCGCTGAGAGGATATTGTGTTTGGGATGCAGATTTATTTTCTCGAGAAGTTTTATTTTTTCCACAAGTTCAAGCACGCATAAAAACGATTTTTGGTGATTCTGTATTCATTGGAAATGGAATTTTAGATCGAGAGCTTGTTCGTAAGCAAATTTTTTCTTCCCCAAAATTAAAAAAATCTTTAGAAGGTATTTTGCATCCAGCAATTGCTGAGTTATTGAAAGCAAAATTATCAGCATTAAAAGAGAACGCTCCATCAGCATGGGCGTTTTATGAAGCTTCTTTGATTTTAGAACTTGGTAGAAAAGAGAATTTCGATGCTTGTGTAGTTGTTATAGCAAAAGAAAATGTAAAATTAAAACGTCTGAAATTAAATAGAAAACTATCAGAATCAGATGCCCGTAAAATAATGCAAACTCAGATGTCTGACGAGCAAAAAATTAAATATGCAGATTTCGTTATTGATAATTCAAAGGATGAATCTGAACTTGAAAAATCAATTGATAATTTACTATTATTCTTGCGTGAAAAATTTTCTTAATTGAACTTTTGACATTTCTTATTTCAAAAATCCTTATAAAATAGAACTATCTTAAATTATTTCTTATTAAATTGGAGAAAATGCAAGATGTTTGAAGTGTCTTGTGCTTCTTGTCAGTCATCCTTCGAGTTCAATCCTGAAGATTACATACATTTATGTCCATTTTGTTCGTCTGGTTTCGTAATCGATGCAGAAGAAGGTGCTAAAGATTTAATTGGGGATCACTACATAGTTTCTTCAAATATTCAGAAAAGTAACATAGAAGATATATTTAATGAATGGATATCTAAGAGATACCACCGGCCTGAAAGAGTAAAAGCAGAATTTTCAATATTAGGATCTTATGGTGTCATGTTACCTTTTTGGGTGATTTCTGCTGAGGCTCATACTTTTTGGAGTGGACACAGTGCAAAACAAACCCGTTATTCCGGTCAAACAAGAGATATGGCATCAGGATTTATGAAAGAAGAAGGGCGTTTTAGTAGGAGGTATCGTTGGTGCATATTGGCAAGAAAGTCGCCTAAAGAGCATTGGGGGATGGAAAGGCTACACAATCCCAAAGAGAAATTGATGGTGGATTGGGATGGTTTCCCACTCGATGAGTCATTAGGTGCACCCGATGAAGGAATGCAATCGTTATATGATTCAAAACAGCCTTTTAAATATGAGCTTGCCAATGAAATTGCTATCATGGGAATACAGACAAAAGAACTGTCTGCAGTGACTCGGGCAAAAGATCAAATAAATGAATATCATCGAAGAGTTGCAAAGACAAAAATTGGTACTTTGTATGAGCATCGAACAGAAATTGAAGTGATAGGATTACATATAGTGCATATACCATTTTGGATTATTCGCTATTCGTTCACACCGAAAAGTGTCTTTAAATATTTTACAACTGCTCGGGAACGAAGATTGTTAGTACAGGGTTACACAAAAGCAGTTTTAGATGCTGAATTGCCACTTAATTCTTCTGATAAAGTCATGACGAATATGCTTGTCTGCGGGACACTTGCCTTTGTAAGTTTAACTTTATCGGTTTTCTTACACCCGATTTTTTATATTTTATTTATCATGTTTATATTAGTTGTAGTATTATCGGCTTGGAAAATAATAAATAGGGATAAAATAGATCAAGAACTTGTAAAAGGTAAAGAAAATTTAGAGCCACTCCGCTAAAAAATATCTGTGTTTATTTTATATAGAAAGTATATATTTGATAAGTTCTTTATGAGCCATTTTGTACTCTTGGCTAAAAAATAAAAGAATACAATTACATAACTAGTTGGAGTTTCTATGCAATATATTTTTAATATAGTTTGTAAAAATTTTTTATTATTAATGTTAGCTCTTAATGCGCATTATGCACTCGCGAATGAGCACCGCATAGGTTTGTCATTAGGGGGGGGGAGTTTAACATATGGCTTTGCTCATTTAAGTTATGATCAAATAGGAATCTTACCACACAAGAATTGGTCGATAGGACTCGAAGTTGGTGGATTTCTTGGGGGTTTTTTAATAGCTCCCAGAGCATTATATTGGGAAAAAGCTTCTAATATGTCTGGTTGGTATATTGGCCCTAAAGTTGTTTTTGGTCATGCAAATTATTTGAATTACAACACATCCTTTATTGCTTTAGGTGGGGAAGGTGGCTGGTCTTATCGTTTCATTGAAGGTCCAAAAGGTCTTGATCTCGGTGGAGGCATAGATCTCTATGCTACGAATCATGGTGTTTGGGGGACGATTAAATTCACTGTGGGATTCTTACTACCGAAATAATGAATTATTCAATATAACTATTCACAATGAAATTATATAAATTGTAGTTGACCCCAAACAGATCTCTGAACATCTTATTCCATTCTTCTGATTTTTTTAGGGAAGGAATGGATTCCTTAATAAAATTATTTAGTTCAGCATTATTTTTTTCTACCCACCAAGCTAAAACTCGATTGCGGTATGGTGTGACATTACCGACAAAATAAACTTTACCTTTAGTAAACATATTTAGAACGAGCATCGTTTCTGCAAGCGTACATTCTCTTTTGCTATTTTGCAGCATACCTTTTACTAGCCCAAAGCGTGAATTGACATATAGAATTCTATTTTTAGGTATTTTTAGGCGTTCCAATGAATTGTCTAGTTTGGTATTTTTTATCGCTACAAAGTTAACAGATTTATCAAGCATGACTTCCATAACTTGTTCTATATTATGTAAATCTGAATTTTTTTGTTCAAAATTACAAATCAATGAAAGATTTGATTTAAACATAGGAATTGCTTGAGCTTTATTTGTTCTCCAGTCGCTCATACTCATAAATTCAAAATAAGCGTCAACTTTTTTAAATAACTGAGGAGTATAATCCTTCTCTTTTATGATTTTACCATTTTGATTAGACCAAAATTCTGAGAATTTATTAACATAGGTAAATTGAATGGTAATTTTTTTGTTGAACTTTTTCAAGGTATAATTTTCAAAAAATTGATTGAGCAGTTTGTTTTTTTCTAAACTTTTTGTGCTATCAAACTCATCCTTTTCAGGATTTAAGACTGCGACTTGAATAACACCAGAGTTTATAATTTCTTTTAAAGTTCTAGCATCAGCAGAGAAACTAATAATGAGATAAAGTATGAAAATCATTTTTTTCATATAATATTTTACCAATGGTGTGCCAATATTTACATGAGTAAAATATGCACAGTAATTAATCTGTTAAAATCATATTGATACCTTATTAAATCAAGGATTATAGTTGAAATCAATTAAGGTGTAGATATGGATGTCAAAAAATCAATAACTATTTTTATTCTCGCAGGTGTCTTTTGGCTTATTGTTTTTACATTTTTCTTTGGAAATGAGAGTGGAAAATTTAAGAACCTTCAAAATCAGTTTGGTTATGATGACGAAAAAAGTAGTATTAAGAAAAATAATTATACAAAGGAGCAGAAAGAATTTATCGAATTATTTCAATCCTCATTTGAGGACCGATAAATTAAAGATTCTTCTTTTTTAAGTGCTCGGAAATTAACTTTTCAAATAAATCATTTGATTCTTCGTCGGATATTGCTGATTTTTGGGCTACATAAAAAATAATTGCGCTAGTAATAAGAATTACAATAAAATCTAATTGCATACTTATTAAAGCAATGCCGCCACCAAAAGTTCCTAGATAAGAAGTTATTGTTGATAAAATTAGATAAAGAATTATCCATGAAAAAGATTTTATATGCAGTTTTTCCTCAGCAGAGTCCTTTGCAAAATAGTGGGAACCAATTACGATAAAGATTCCTATTCCAACAGCGCATTGAAGTTTCCAGACCGTATTCCATCCACTCCATTGCAATAATAAATTGCAGATATAAAAAGCGATGAATGATATTGTTTTTGCAAACGGTAGCTTAAATGGACGAGGAATATTTGGGAATTTTTTTCTAAAAATAGGGAGACAGATCGGACCACAAGCGAGTGATACTACGATAGCTGCAGATAAAAATGCGACCATGGATTGCCAACCCGAAAACGGAAGAAAGAAAAGCATACCAATGATAAAATTTGCTAAAATAGCAATCCATGGGATGGAAAAACGATTTACTTTTGCTAAGATTTTTGGAGCATCATTTTGTAAACTCATTGAATAAAGAATTCTGGAAGAAGAAGCAACAAAGCCAACAGCTGTTCCTAAGGGCGATAAAATAGCGTCAAAATAAAGAATTTTGACCATATATGCGAGGCCTAAGCCAATAAATATACCAGCAAATGGGCCAGCATCACCTGTAAAACTTATTTGGCTCCAACCGTTTACTAAGGAACTGGGATTTAAAGATAGAATGAAACCAAGCTGAAGAACTGAATATAAAATCATACAAGCAAAAAGAGAACCAAAAAGAGCAAAAGGAATAGATTTTTGTGGGTTTTTTGCCTCGCCAGCCATAAAGATCGCTGTTTGAAAACCAAAAAAAGAAAAGCTCACACCACCAATAGCAATTCCAGATAATATTCCATTAAAGCCAAATGGAGCAAAACCGTGCGAACTTAAGTTTTCTGGGTGAATTTCTGTTGTTAACAAAAGATATGCAACTGCAATTGGAATAATTAATTTCCAAATGACAACCATTTTATTGGTTTCTGCCATAAATTTTACACCGATAACATTTATTATCGATAAAATTGCCATAAGAACTGTAGCTACCAATAGACCTCTTGCAGTCAAAACATCTGCATTGTTTACGCGCTCAGTGACGTTTGGAATATAATTAGAAGCATATTGCATTACAGCTTGAACTTCGATAGGTACAACAACCATTGTCCAAAGCCAAGTTATCCAACCAAATATGGCACCAGCCATTTTTCCATGACTCATAAGTGAATAAGCAATTGAGCCTCCACTGAGAGGCAACATCGTGGAAAGCTCAGCAAAAGTAAGAGCAATTATAGCAACAAATAAACCTCCTAACATCCAAGCGACGATAGCAGCCGGACCAGCCAGCTGTGCGGTATAAAATGAGCCAAACAGCCATCCAGAGCCAACGATTGAACCAATCGATAAAAAAAGAAGACTGGTTTTTGATATATTTCTTTTAAGTTGCATATTATCTCTTACCTGTTGAATAGTTTTATCACGGTTCAGCCATGTCTGTTGACTAGAACATGTGCTGCTATCCTATGCTATAAAACGATTGGCCTGTCATCCAGTAAATTGTTTTTTTTTGAAACCATTGTAAGCAAAGGTATTTTAAATGTTAAAGTCGAAGAGTGCAAAAATAACTGATTTATATGTTGGAGAAAGATTTGACATTGCTGCTGCTGCTTTGTTTCAAGAATTAAGTCGAAAAAAAATTAAGTCCATAATTGATGCCGGTGGCGCTTATATAAATAAAAAAAGAATATCCATTGCAAAGACACAATTAAAATTAGGTGATAAAATTGAGATATTTTGGGAAGAAGTACAAAAGAAACAGGAAAACGCTACGGATAAAGAATATTCAATAAAAAATACGCTCGGTACCTCGATCTCGAAAAAAACAATTATATTTGAGAATGAAAATTTCCTTGTTATTGATAAACCCGCTGGTATTGCTTCACAATCTACGTTATCATCAAGTAAGGATACGATTTTTTATGCACTTAATGCTTTTGATGCGAAAAAATATAAAATTGAAAATATGTTCCTTGTTCATAGATTAGATAAAGACACATCAGGCTTAATGATAATTGCTAAAAACAAAGATGTACAAAAGAAATTTGAAGATCTTTTCAAAGAAAAAAATATTGAAAAAACGTATGATGCGCTTGTTTTTTTTACTCCAAAAAAAATGGAAGGGAATATTAATTTTCCAATTGCAAAGGATAGCTCAAGAAAAAATTGTTACTTTGCCGTAACGAACCCTAATTCAAAAATTAAAGATATCAAACAGGCTGAAACATTTTATAATGTCGAAAAAGTATTTGGTAAAAATGAAGTTTCTTTAATTCAATGTAAACCCAAAACTGGTAGAACTCATCAAATTCGCGTGCATCTTTCTGCTATAGGCTGTCCGCTTTTAGGAGATAAAACATACTCACAGAATATTCATGGACATCGCTATTTACAAGTTGCACTGCGTCATATGTTGCATGCAAGTCATCTCAAATTTACCTTGGATGGAGAAAAATTTGAGTTTAATGCTACAATTCCAGAAGACTTTCGACGTATAATAAAAATTGTTGAAGGCATACAATAATTTTTATATGTAGTAAATATTTCGCCGCAACTTGAAAATATGATTAGATAGTTTTATCAGAAATAAGACTTGTTTCTTTGTTTTCGAAAGTACAAGTAGTTAAACCTAGAATTGGAAAAAACGAGGAGGATATTCAACATGGCTTATAAATTGATTACGGTTCCACAAGGTGGTGCAGCAATTAAAGTGGATTCAACTGGCAAATTACAAGTTCCAGATAATCCTGTTATTCCTTATATTGAAGGAGATGGTACAGGTCCTGATATCTGGAAAGCTTCTCAACTCGTTTTTGATGCTGCGGTTTTAAAAGCTTATGGTGGTAAGAAAAAAATTCATTGGATGGAAGTTCCTGCAGGAGAAAAATCGTTTAATGGTAATGGAAATTGGCTTCCAGATGAAACAATTGACGCAATAAAAGAATATAGAGTCGCCATTAAAGGTCCTCTCACTACCCCTGTTGGAGGAGGTATTAGAAGTTTAAATGTGGCCTTGAGACAGATTCTTGATTTATATCAATGCGTGCGTCCTGTACGTTGGTACACCAACGTACCATCGCCTGTGCGTGAGCCACAAAAAGTAAATATGTGTATTTTCCGTGAAAATACTGAAGATATTTATGCTGGTATTGAATTTAAAGCAGGAAGTGATGATCAGAAAAAGTTACGTGACTTTCTTGTAAATACTCTTGGCAAGAAAGTTCGTGAAGACTCTGGCCTGGGAATCAAACCTATCAGTGAATTTGGATCAAAAAGACTCGTACGAGCAGCAATAAATTATGCAATTAAAAATAAATGCAAAAGCGTTACTTTAGTGCATAAGGGTAATATTATGAAGTTTACTGAAGGCGCTTTCCGTGATTGGGGCTATGAAGTTGCTAAAACTGAATTCCGTGATCAATGTGTCACATGGGAAGAATGTGGTGGAAAAGCTCCTGCAGGAAAAATAATTGTCAAAGATGCTATTGCAGACAATATGTTTCAACAAGCATTGTTACGTCCAGACGAATATGAAGTCCTAGCGTGTACAAATTTAAATGGTGATTATCTTTCTGATGCATTAGCTGCACAAGTGGGTGGTCTTGGAATTGCTCCTGGCGCAAATATTGGTGATGGATATGCATTGTTTGAAGCAACGCATGGAACAGCACCAAAGTATGCAGGTCAAGACAAAGTCAATCCAGGATCAGTAATTTTGAGTGGAAACATGATGTTTGAATATCTTGGCTGGACTGAAGTTGTGCAGATGATTGAAAAAGCATTTGAAAAAACTCTGGCGCAAAAAGTTGTTACTTATGATTTTGCACGCCAATTGGAAGGGGCAAAAGAAGTTAAATGTTCCGAATTTGCCAAAGCAATCATTTCGAACTTATAAGTAAATGGAATATAAGAATAATGCAAAATTCTTAATTCAAGTTAAAGCTTTTTATGGTAAATACTCTTCGCTTTTACCTTGGTTGAGTTTAATTTGGGGAATAATTTCGAGTTTTTTATTAACTCGAGATTATTCCAAATCAATTCGCCTGTCAGTTTTTACTCTTCTATTTTTGTTTTTTATTATTTCAATGTCAACTTGGTATAGTTTTATAAAAAATAGTTCATTAGAAAATATAAATGATTTAAAAAAAATTCAAAGAAGTCTTCATAAAAGAAAAGATCTTTTTGAGTTTTTTGGCTCAACGGCTACTCAATATTTTGTTCAATATATATTTATGTTCTGTTTGCCTTTTGTGTATTTTAAAAAAAATTGGCTTTGGCTTACAGTTTTACTTGTGTTTTCTTTGCTCACTCTGTGGGATCCTTTTTGGACCAAATTATTCCGTTATTCTTTTTTTCGTATTTTACTTAAATTTTTAGCTTTTTATTTAGCATTTTCATTTTCTTTTGTTGTTTTATTTCCCAAAAATTTAGATATTTTTTATAATCTACTCCTCATTTTCGGAATATTGATAACCTTTCCGTGGAAGGGAATATTTTCACAATATAATTTTAAATTATCACATTTTATTTATTCTTTTACTATGGTTATTATTTTTTTTATGCATGGTTTTTTGCCTAATGAATATAAGTTTCCACTTCTTTCTATTTGGATAGAAGATGCAAGTTTTTCATTTGAAAAACCAAAATCAATTGATTATATTCCTATTGATGCAAGTAAAATTGAAAAGAAATATTTTCTAGAAAAAATGAACTCAAATTCTAAACTTTGCTTTATAACTCCAATCATTGCACCAGTCGGAGTTTCTTATGAAATTTTACATGATTGGTATGTAGATAATCAAATTATTGATCAAATCTCACTTCCAGAAGTTAAGGGACTTAATAATAAAGATAAATATAATACTTATTCATGCAAAAGATTCTTTCCAAATATTAAAAACGCTAAAGAAATAAGAGTAAAAGTATATTTAAAAAACGGAATTTATATTGGTCAAGACAGCCTTTCCATTAAATCTGATTGAGCCTCTTCAATCGCTAAAAAATCTTTTTCCGTTAATGTATAGTCAATACTTTTTAATAATTCGTAATAGAGCGAAAAATCATTTAATTCTTGTGCATATTCTTCCTTAAGATCATTTTCAGAGAGTTTTTTCTCTAATAAAAATGCTCCTAAACCTTCCTGCGTACACAGTGCTGCAAGTAACAATGGCAGATGCCCTATCGTGCTTCTACCAAATAGTGTTCGTTCGTATTGACGAATTTTATCTTGAGCGAATGAGCCATTATGAGCAATGCTATCAACACTTCTGTGCTCACTTTTCAATTCACAAAGTTTTGGAGAATCAATACTATTGTAAAAGTCACAAATAAGTGGGCGAAAGTCAAAAATTCCACAGGATCCAGAGTGTATTGAATCATCTTTTTTTATAAGAAATGGGCAAGGAAGTTTTTCCTTTAAAAACTCTTTTTGATCTGCATCAATTATAGGTATTTTCCCATTTTTTTTTGTAAATGCAAAATATTGATCTTTGTATTTAAATAGCATTTCTGCAAGAATATTAAGATTATATCCAGATGCAAGCAATTTATTGAGTAAAACAAATGCTTCTCCTGCGGTTGCAGGTATGATGGGGAAGTGACAGCAAGCTCCACAG
The sequence above is drawn from the Fluviispira vulneris genome and encodes:
- the icd gene encoding isocitrate dehydrogenase (NADP(+)); this translates as MAYKLITVPQGGAAIKVDSTGKLQVPDNPVIPYIEGDGTGPDIWKASQLVFDAAVLKAYGGKKKIHWMEVPAGEKSFNGNGNWLPDETIDAIKEYRVAIKGPLTTPVGGGIRSLNVALRQILDLYQCVRPVRWYTNVPSPVREPQKVNMCIFRENTEDIYAGIEFKAGSDDQKKLRDFLVNTLGKKVREDSGLGIKPISEFGSKRLVRAAINYAIKNKCKSVTLVHKGNIMKFTEGAFRDWGYEVAKTEFRDQCVTWEECGGKAPAGKIIVKDAIADNMFQQALLRPDEYEVLACTNLNGDYLSDALAAQVGGLGIAPGANIGDGYALFEATHGTAPKYAGQDKVNPGSVILSGNMMFEYLGWTEVVQMIEKAFEKTLAQKVVTYDFARQLEGAKEVKCSEFAKAIISNL